The Mesorhizobium opportunistum WSM2075 DNA window GACAATGCCAAATGTCCGGGCCAAATGTCCGGGCCAAACGTCCGGGCCAATCGTCCAAATCGGACCAATCGCCGAAATCGGATTTTTGGAACTTGCGGATTTTGCTGGTGTTTGGCAATCGTTCATGGTTCGCCCACGCAGGCGAACCTATATCTGAAGGGATCGAATTCGGGACCTGGAAGCACATTGCATTGCGATAACCGACCGGGGACCGTAGACTGAAGTGACCCGGGCTGGTGCGGCCACGTAAAGCGAGGAAAATGGATGGGCGCCGGAGCCTTGACCAGGGATGTAGAACCAGCGGATGCCGAACGCCAGCGATGGCTGGCCTTGGCGGAAAAGGCGTTGGCCGGTGCGTCCTTCGAGGAAAAGCTGGTCTCGCACACCGACGACAACATCCGCATCGAGCCGCTCTACGACCGCGCGACCGGAACCGAGCCGATCGTGCGCACCAATCCCCGATCGCCCTGGATCGTCAGCCAGCGCGTCGACGACCCCGATATCGATCGCGCCAAGGCCCAGGCCCAGGAAGACATCGCACAGGGCGCGACCGGACTGTCGCTGGTCTTCGAAGGGGCTCCGAACGCATTCGGCTACGGCCTGCCGAGGACGGCGCAGGCACTGGAGACGGTGCTGGACGGCGTGCCCCTCAACCGCGTCCAGATCCGGATCGACACCCATCCCTGGAGCCGCCCGATGGCCGACTGGCTGGTGGCGTTCCTGAGCAAGCGCCGCTCCGATCCGGCAAAGCTCAACCTTTCGTTCGGCATCGACCCGGCGGCAATCCTTGCCGGAACCGGCCGGCTGCGCATGTCGATCGAGGCGCTGCAGGAATCGATGCCGCAATCGCTGGCGCATTTCTTCTCGATGGGCGTTCCGGGCGTGCTGCTCGAGGCGGATGGACGCGTCTTCCACAATGCCGGCGCAACGGAAGCGCAGGAGCTCGGCATCATGCTCGCTTCGGCGGTCTCGTATCTGAGAATGTTCGAGAAGGCGCGGCAGCCGCTCGTCTATGCCGCACCCCATATCGGCTTTGCGCTCAGCGTCGACCAGGACCAGTTTCTCTCGATGGCCAAGGTCCGGGCACTGCGCAGGTTGTGGGCGCGGGTGCAGGAGGCCTGCTCGATCCCCAATTCCACGGCCAACATCCATGCCGAGACATCGTTTCGCATGATGACCGCGCTGGACCCGGAAACCAACATACTGCGCACGACGATCGGCTGCTTCGCCGCTGCCGCGGGGGGCGCCGATTCGATCTCCATCCTGCCGCATACGATCGCGCACGGCCTGCCGGCACCTTTTGCCCGCCGCGTCGCACGCAACGCGCAGTTGATCATGGCCAATGAAAGCCATGTCGATCATGTCGCCGATCCTGCCTTTGGTTCAGGCGCGGTCGAAGCCTTGACCACCGATCTCTGCGAGGCGGCGTGGGCGGAGTTGCAGGCGATCGAGGCTGAAGGAGGTGTGCTGTCCAGCCTTCAGGGCGGGCACATCCAGCGCCGCGTCCGTGCTGCCGCCGCGCGGCGCGACGCCGCCTTCAAGACAGGCGAGCGAGCCCTGATCGGCACCACGCTCTATCCGCAGCAGGGCGAACGTCCGGTCGAGACGCTGGACGCGCAGCATCGGCCAGCCTTCACCGAAGGCATCGTCCTGTGCGAACCGCTGTTTCCCGTACGCATCGACCAATCCATCGGGGTTGCTTCTTGATTCCGGATTTCAGTCAGATCGGCTGGACGCCGCCACGGCGGGCACCCGTCGAGGTCAAGGGGCAGCGGACGACGCCGGAAGGTCTCGCCGTCAAGCATCTGTACAGTCAGGCCGACCTCAAGGGCCTGCCATTTCTCGATAGCTATCCGGGCCTGCCGCCCTTCGTGCGGGGCCCCTACCCGACCATGTATGTCCAGCAGCCGTGGACGATCCGGCAATATGCCGGCTTCTCGACGGCCGAGGAGTCCAACGCCTTCTACCGGCGCAATCTGGCCGCCGGCCAGAAAGGCCTGTCGGTCGCCTTCGATCTCGCCACCCATCGCGGCTATGACAGCGACCATCCGCGCGTCGCCGGCGATGTCGGCATGGCGGGCGTCGCCATCGATTCCATGCTCGACATGCGGCAACTCTTCGACGGGATTCCGCTCGGCGAGATGACTGTGTCGATGACGATGAACGGCGCGGTGCTGCCGATCATGGCGCTTTACATCGTCGCCGCGGAAGAACAGGGCGTCGCGCAAAAGGATCTGGCGGGCACCATTCAGAACGACATTCTGAAGGAGTTCATGGTCCGCAACACTTACATCTACCCGCCAAAACCATCGATGCGGATCGTTTCGGACATCTTCTCCTACACGTCGAAGAACATGCCGAAGTTCAATTCGATATCGATCTCCGGCTACCACATGCAGGAAGCGGGTGCGACGGCCGACCTGGAGCTTGCCTATACGATCGCCGACGGCATCGAATATGCCCGTGCCGGCGTTGCGGCGGGCCTCGATATCGACCGCTTCGCGCCGCGCCTGTCCTTCTTCTGGGCGATCGGCATGAACTTCTTCATGGAAGTCGCCAAGCTCAGGGCCGCGCGCCTGCTGTGGGCGACCCTGATGAAGAAGAATTTTGCGCCAAAGGACGAGCGCTCGCTATCGCTGCGCACCCATTGCCAGACGTCCGGCTGGTCGCTGACGGCGCAGGACCCCTACAACAACATCATCCGCACCATGATCGAGGCGATGGCGGCCACGCAGGGCCACACCCAGTCGCTGCACACCAATTCCTTCGACGAGGCTATGGCGCTGCCGACCGACCATTCGGCGCGTATCGCCCGCAACACGCAGCTCATCCTGCAGAAAGAATCCGGCACCACCCGCATCATCGATCCGTGGGGCGGGTCGGCTTACCTCGAACGGCTGACGCACGACCTGGCGGCGCGCGCGCTGACCCATATCGAGGAGGTCGAGACGCTTGGTGGCATGGCCGCGGCGACCGAGCAGGGCATTCCGAAGCTGCGCATCGAGGAAGCGGCGGCGCGCACGCAGGCACGCATCGATTCCGGCGAGCAGATGCTGGTCGGGGTCAATGCGCATCGGCCGGAGAACGACATCGCGGTCGACGTGCTCAAGATCGACAATGCCGAGGTCAGGGCCCGGCAATTATCGAAGCTGCAGCGGCTGAAGGGCACACGCGACGTCGCCGCCGTCGAAAGCGCGCTCGACGCGCTGACCCGTGCCGCGCAGGGCAATGAAAACCTGCTGGAATTCGCCATCCGCGCCGCGCGCGCCAATGCCACGGTCGGCGAAATCTCGTTTGCCCTTGAGAAAGTCTTCGGCCGGCACATTGCTACGGTGCAGACCATTTCCGGCGTCTATCGCAAGGCGCTTGGCGACAATCCGGTGGTCGACGGGCTGCAGGACAAGCTCGATGCCTTCGAGAAGAAATTTGGCGGCAAACCGCGCATCCTGGTGGCCAAGATGGGACAGGACGGGCACGACCGCGGGCAGAAGGTGATCGCCACGGCCTTCGCCGATCTCGGCTTCGACGTCACGGTCGGCGCGATGTTCCAGACACCGGAAGAGATCGCGAAACTGGCGGTCGAGCATGACGTCCATATTATCGGCGCCTCATCGCTGGCGGCCGGGCACCTGACACTGATCCCCGAATTGCGTGACGCGCTGAAAAAGCTCGGCCAAGGCGACATGCTGATCGTGGCCGGCGGCGTCATCCCGCCACAGGACTATGAGGCGGTGCTGCGGGCTGGCGCTGCCGAGATCTTCCCGCCGGGCACGGTTATTCCGGAAGCGGCAGATCGGTTAATGGATCGGTTGCTGTCGGCGTAGCAGGTTTGTTATAATATCTGTTGCAACAAAGCGACGATCGAGTTATAATCGATATTGCAACAGGATAATCCGTCATGAATACGATCATTCGCAAGATCGGCAATTCCGAAGGCGTGATCCTGCCGAAGGAGCTGCTCGGCCGACTGAATATGAAGACAGGTGATCAGCTTCAGATCATCGAAACGGACAAGGGCATTACCCTTGAGCCGGTGGACGACAGTTTCGAGCGGCAGATGGAAGCTGCTCGCAAGGTCATGGACAAATACAAGGTCGCGCTTCAGAAGCTCGCCGAATGAGCTGGGAGTTCCTGACCCGGCGCGCGGTCGAAGCGATGCATGCAGAGCAATTGCGCAGGCATGGCGGGGTGCAAGGTTTGAGAGATGAAAATGCTCTTGAATCGGCGCTTGCCCGCGCCGAGAACAAGGCCAATTACGGAGATCCAACAGTCGAGGATCTTGCAGCCGCCTACGTCTTCGGCATTGCCAGGAACCATGCCTTTGTTGACGGCAATAAGCGGACTGCCATCGTGGCCGCTGGCGCATTTTTAATCGTGAACGGCCATGCCTTGGCAGCCGACAACGGCACGCTTTACGAATTCGTCATGGCTGTCGCATCCGGGGAAATTGACGAAACAGGAGCGGTGGCGTTCTTCCGCGATCATGTTGTCAAGCTCAAGGATTAGCCATCCGAGAGCTTGACGATCTCCCATTCCTTGCCGTTGACCGTGACGACCTCGCCGACCTTCTTGCCGAACAGAGCCACGGCCATCGGCGAAACATGCGAAATTGAACCCTTCGAAGGGTTTGCTTCATCCTCGCCGACGATCTTCCAGTGCACTTTCCTGCCGTCATCGCCCTCGAGCGTGACGCCCATGCCGAAGCGAACGAGGTCGCTGCCCGGCTCGGGCACGGACAATTCGGCACTTTCACGCCTCGCGTTCCAGTAGCGAAGGTCGCGCGACACGACCGCGATGCGCTCGCGGTCGCCTTTTCGTTCGGCTTTCGCCAAGATGTCGCGCAAATCGCTCAGATTGTCCTCGATCTGCGCCAAACCACGCTCCGTCACCAGATTGCGGTGCGTGCTGATAGGCCGCTCGCCGACGCCGGCGATGGCGTTTTCGCTATCTTCCTCGCGTGTAAAAGCTCTGCTCATTATGTGAACTTAGGCGCCGGCCGGCCGTTCGACAAGCCATGGCCGATACCCTCGCCAAGAGGAACAGAGGGTCTGGCACGATTCCTGCGCTGCCGGGGTTGAACACCAGGACCTGTGCCGATGTTGAACAGACGAACGCTGCTGACGCAGACCGCCGGCTTTGCCGTCATCGGCCTCTCGCTTGGCAAGGCGGCGGCCGCCAGCCTTGCCGGCATCGAGAAAGCCTCGATGCGCGGCTCGATCAATGCCACCGAACTCGGCGTGCAGCCCGGCACTTTCGACGACCAGAGCAAAGCCTTTGCCAAGCTGCTGCGCGACGCAAACAGCCGCGATATGCCGGTGTTCCTGCCGGCCGGCACCTATGTGGTATCCAATCTTTCGCTGCCCAGCCGCGTGCGTCTTTCGGGCGTGCCGGGTGCAACGCGGATCGTCTATGGCGGCGACGGCCATCTGTTCATGGCCGAACAGGCCGACCATATCGAACTGAGCGGGCTGGTCTTCGATGGTTCGAACCGCTCGATGGGCGATTATGCGCAAGGACTGCTCGATCTGCGCCGGGTCGCGCATCTGGTCGTCGACAATTGCCAGGTAACCGGCAGTGGCAAGAACGGGCTTGCGCTGGAACACGCCGCGGGCCGCATCGAACGCTCGGACATATCGGGCGCCGCCGATGCCGGCATCTATTCGGTCGAAGCCGCCGGCCTGTCGATCACCGCCAACACCGTCTCCGACTGTGCCAATGGCGGCATCCTCTTGCACCGCTGGCAGGCGGCGGAAGACGGCACCATGGTCACCGGCAACCGCGTCGAACGCATCGGCGCGCGCAGCGGCGGAACCGGCCAGAACGGCAACGGCATCAACGCCTTCCGGGCCGGAAATGTCATCATCTCGGGAAATGTCGTCTCCGACTGCGCTTTTTCGGCGATCCGCGCCAACAGTTCCAGCAACCTGCAGGTGTCAGGCAACACCTGCTCGCGCTCGGGCGAAACGGCCGTCTATTCCGAATTCTCCTTCGAGGGCGCCGTCATCAGCAACAACATCGTCGACGGCGCGGCCAACGGCATCTCGATCGTCAACTTCAACGAAGGCGGCCGCATGGGTGTCTGCTCGGGCAACATCGTGCGCAATCTGTCGACCAGCGGCCCCTACCCCGCCGATGCGCCGGGGTTCGGCGTCGGCATCGGGGTCGAGGCCGACACCACCGTTTCCAACAACGTCATCGAGAACGCACCGCTCTACGGCATGCAGATCGGCTGGGGGCCGTACCTGCGTAATGTCGTTGCCACCGGCAACATCATCCGCAAGGCTGGAACCGGCATCGTCGTCAGTGTGGTCGAGGGCGCCGGTACGGCCATCATCTCCGATAACGTCATCGACGGCGCGCTGAAGGGCGCCATCGTTGGCCAGCGTTGGGCCGATCCTGCGACAGGCGACCTGACGTCATCCGACAATACCGGCTATGCCCATCTGACCGTCGAGCGCAATCACGTCAGCTGAAAACCATCCTCAATTGAGGGCTGCGGTCGGCCTCAGCGCTCCGACCTTGGCGCCGATCCGGCTTTCGATCGGGGCATTTGCCAATGCGGCCAGCTTCGCCGACAGGGCCTCGTCCGCATGCAGCAGCTTGGCAAGGACGGCGGCAGCGATGGCCTCGCCGGCGCGGCCGGCACCATCGTCGCATTTGATCGCTATGCCGAGGCCAAGCTCGGGTATCGCGCTACAATGGACACCTTCGGCGCCGCCTTTTGCAAAAATCCGTCCGGGCGCGGCTTCCATCAAAGCGACATCGGCACGGCCGGTGCCGGCGACGAAGAAGGGTTCCGCCATGCAGGCCGACAGCAGCCGCTTTGCGGCGTTCGCCCGCTCTGGGCCAAAGCGGCGTGCGGTGGCCATGCGGGCAAAGCCGAGCGCGAAACTCCTGAGCGGCACGGCATAGGTCGGGATCGAACAGCCATCGGTCGCCCGCTCATCCGCGCCGTGCACAGCGCCGGTAACGGCCTGCATGGCGTCGCGCACCATCTCCTGCAGAGCGTGTCCCGCCTTGACGTAGCCGCCATGCGCGATGCCTGTGTGTACGCAGGTGCAGAGGAAGCCGGAGTGCTTGCCGGAGCAGTTGTTGTGCAGTGCGTTGGGCGAGCCGCCGGCGCGGGCGAGCGCAATCTCCGCGTCGTGGTTCGAGGGCCAATGCGCGCCGCATTCGAGCGCTGAGCCATCCAGCCCGGCCCTGGCCAACATCGAACGTGCCAGCTCGACATGCGCCGGCTCGCCCGAATGGGACGCACAGGCGAGCGCCAGCTCGCGGTCACCGAAGCCGTAGGCGTCCGCTGCGCCGCTTTCGACCAGCGGCAAGGCTTGGATTGCTTTGACCGCGGAGCGTGGAAACACCGGTTTGGAGGTGTCGCCGATCTCCAGGACCGGCTTGCCGTCGGCATCGAAGACAGCGACAGCCCCGCGATGCACGCTCTCGACGATCGCGCCGCGCAAGACTTCGATCAGAACCGGATTTGTCATGCCACCTCCCGTAGATGCGGGCGGTTTATCTGATCCGGTCGAGAATGGAAACGTAGTTGGCGACCGCCGCACCGCCCATGTTGAAGATGCCGCCGAGCTTCGCGCCGGGCACCTGGATGCCGCCAGCCTCGCCGACAAGCTGCATGGCGGTCAGCACGTGCATGGAGACACCGGTGGCGCCGATCGGGTGGCCCTTAGCCTTCAATCCACCGGACGGGTTGACCGGCAGTCGGCCGTCCTTGGCCGTTGTGCCATCCAGCGCCAGCTTGGCGCCCTCGCCCGGCCTGGCGAGGCCCATCGCTTCATACTCGATCAACTCGGCAATGGTGAAGCAGTCATGCGTCTCGACGAAAGAGAGATCGTCGAGCGTGACGCCGGCGTTCTTCAATGCACGGGTCCAAGCCTGCTCGCAGCCTTCGAACGACAGGATATCGCGCTTCGACATCGGCAGGAAGTCCTGCACATGTTCGTTCGCGCGGAAGGCAACCGCACGGCGCATCTTCAGTGCCGTTGCCGTGTCGGCAAGGACAAGTGCGGCGGCGCCGTCCGAAACCAGCGAACAGTCGGTACGCTTGAGGGGACCGGCGACAAAGGGGTTCTTCTCGCTTTCCTGACGGCAGAACTCGTAGCCGAAATCCTTGCGCATCTGCGCATAGGGATTGTCGACGCCGTTCTTGTGGTTCTTGGCGGCGATCATGGCGAGCGCATCCGACTGGTCTCCATAGCGCTGGAAATAGGCTTGCGCGATCTTGCCGAAGACGCCGGCGAAACCGGCTGGCGTCTCGCCGTCCTCGGGCAGATAGGAGGCCTTCAACAGGTTCTTGCCGATTTCGGGGCCGGGCGTCGTCGTCATCTGCTCGGCGCCGACCACTAGCACAATGCGAGCAGCATTGGCGTCGATGGCGCGGATGCCTTGTCTGACCGCCGCCGACCCGGTGGCGCAAGCGTTCTCGACGCGTGTCGCCGGCTTGAAGCGCAGCCGGTCGTCGGCCTGGAGCACCAGGCTGGCGGTGAAATCCTGCGCCGAAAAGCCGGCATTGAAGTGACCGAGCACGATCTCGTCGACCTCGTCCGGACCGATGCCGGCATGGTCGAGTGCGTCGGTCGCCACCTTGACGATCAGGTTTTCGAGCGTTTCGCCTTCGAGCTTGCCAAAGCGCGAATGCGCCCATCCGACGATGCATGCGGTCATGGCGTTCTCCATCCTTGGCGCCAGCCTGGCACAGGCTTACGGCTCACGTCGCCTTTATTGTTCAAATATAAACATTCTTGCCTCGCCCGTGAAGGGCCGGAACCAGACAATCGCTTGGTGCAGGTCGCGCCAGCGTCGATTTTTTGTTGATTGACGCGTCAATAAAAAATAATCTGCCCCGCAAAAGCCGGGAACAGCATGCCGAAAATCGGAATGGAGCCACTGCGTCGCAAGGCGCTCATCGACGCGACGATCTCGGCGATCGGCGAGCGCGGGTCGCTCGACGTGACTATGTCCGAGATCGCCGGGCGGGCCGGCGTGTCCTCGGCGCTTGCCCATCACTATTTCGGCGCCAAGGACGAATTGCTGCTGGCGACGATGCGGCACATCCTGGCCGAACTGACCATCGACATGCGGCGCGCTCTTCAATCCGCCGCTTCCCCGCGTGAACGCGTTTCGGCGGTGGTGGCCGTCAACTTCTCCGACATCCAGTTCCAGCCGCAAACCATCGCCGCATGGCTCGCCTTCTACGTCGAGGCACAGAAGTCGTCCGCGCTGCGCCGCCTGCTCAGGGTCTATGCGCGGCGGCTGCACTCGAACCTGATGAGCGGGCTTATCGGCATCCTGCCCAGGGCCGAGGCCGACCGCGCCGCCGAGGCGACCGCGGCGATGATCGACGGGCTCTATATCAGGCGGGCGTTGAAGGACGGCGTGCCCGACGCCGCGACCGCGATCGCGCTCGTCGAAGACTATCTCGAAATCAAACTCGGCGAGCGGCGGAAGCAGTGACAGCGAAGCGACCCAATTTCCTGATCGTCATGGTCGATCAGCTCAACGGAACCTTGTTTCCGGACGGGCCGGCGGACTTCCTGCACGTGCCGCATCTCAGGGCGCTCGCTGCCCGCTCGGCACGCTTTGCCAACAATTACACCGCCTCGCCGCTCTGCGCGCCGGGCCGTGCCTCGTTCATGAGCGGTCAGTTGCCGTCGCGCACGGGAGTCTATGACAATGCGGCCGAATTCGCCTCATCGATCCCGACCTTCGCCCACCATCTGCGCGCCGCCGGCTATTACACCTGCCTCTCTGGCAAGATGCATTTCGTCGGGCCGGACCAGATGCATGGGTTCGAGGAGCGCTTGACCACCGACATCTATCCGGCTGACTTCGGCTGGACGCCGGACTACCGCAAACCCGGCGAACGCATCGAATGGTGGTATCACAATCTGGGTTCGGTCACCGGCGCCGGCGTCGCCGAGACCACCAACCAGATGGAATATGACGATGAGGTCGTGTTCCTGGCCACGCAGAAGCTCTACCAGCTTTCGCGCGAACAGGACGATGCGAACCATCGGCCCTGGTGCCTCACCGTTTCGCTGTCGCACCCTCACGACCCCTATGTCGCGCGCAAGCAGTATTGGGATCTCTACGAGCATTGCCAGGCGCTCGACCCGGAAACGGGTTTTATCGCGCAGGACGAACAGGACACGCATTCGCAGCGGCTGTACCTCGCCAGCGATTACCCGTCCTTCGAGATCACGCCCGAGCAGGTACGTCGCTCGCGGCGCGGTTATTTCGCCAACATCTCCTATGTCGACGACAAGCTCGGAGAGGTTCTGGACATCCTCAAGCGCACGCGCATGCTCGACGACACCATCATCCTGTTCTGCTCGGACCATGGCGACATGCTTGGCGAGCGCGGCCTGTGGTTCAAGATGA harbors:
- a CDS encoding methylmalonyl-CoA mutase subunit beta gives rise to the protein MGAGALTRDVEPADAERQRWLALAEKALAGASFEEKLVSHTDDNIRIEPLYDRATGTEPIVRTNPRSPWIVSQRVDDPDIDRAKAQAQEDIAQGATGLSLVFEGAPNAFGYGLPRTAQALETVLDGVPLNRVQIRIDTHPWSRPMADWLVAFLSKRRSDPAKLNLSFGIDPAAILAGTGRLRMSIEALQESMPQSLAHFFSMGVPGVLLEADGRVFHNAGATEAQELGIMLASAVSYLRMFEKARQPLVYAAPHIGFALSVDQDQFLSMAKVRALRRLWARVQEACSIPNSTANIHAETSFRMMTALDPETNILRTTIGCFAAAAGGADSISILPHTIAHGLPAPFARRVARNAQLIMANESHVDHVADPAFGSGAVEALTTDLCEAAWAELQAIEAEGGVLSSLQGGHIQRRVRAAAARRDAAFKTGERALIGTTLYPQQGERPVETLDAQHRPAFTEGIVLCEPLFPVRIDQSIGVAS
- the scpA gene encoding methylmalonyl-CoA mutase yields the protein MIPDFSQIGWTPPRRAPVEVKGQRTTPEGLAVKHLYSQADLKGLPFLDSYPGLPPFVRGPYPTMYVQQPWTIRQYAGFSTAEESNAFYRRNLAAGQKGLSVAFDLATHRGYDSDHPRVAGDVGMAGVAIDSMLDMRQLFDGIPLGEMTVSMTMNGAVLPIMALYIVAAEEQGVAQKDLAGTIQNDILKEFMVRNTYIYPPKPSMRIVSDIFSYTSKNMPKFNSISISGYHMQEAGATADLELAYTIADGIEYARAGVAAGLDIDRFAPRLSFFWAIGMNFFMEVAKLRAARLLWATLMKKNFAPKDERSLSLRTHCQTSGWSLTAQDPYNNIIRTMIEAMAATQGHTQSLHTNSFDEAMALPTDHSARIARNTQLILQKESGTTRIIDPWGGSAYLERLTHDLAARALTHIEEVETLGGMAAATEQGIPKLRIEEAAARTQARIDSGEQMLVGVNAHRPENDIAVDVLKIDNAEVRARQLSKLQRLKGTRDVAAVESALDALTRAAQGNENLLEFAIRAARANATVGEISFALEKVFGRHIATVQTISGVYRKALGDNPVVDGLQDKLDAFEKKFGGKPRILVAKMGQDGHDRGQKVIATAFADLGFDVTVGAMFQTPEEIAKLAVEHDVHIIGASSLAAGHLTLIPELRDALKKLGQGDMLIVAGGVIPPQDYEAVLRAGAAEIFPPGTVIPEAADRLMDRLLSA
- a CDS encoding AbrB/MazE/SpoVT family DNA-binding domain-containing protein; translated protein: MNTIIRKIGNSEGVILPKELLGRLNMKTGDQLQIIETDKGITLEPVDDSFERQMEAARKVMDKYKVALQKLAE
- a CDS encoding type II toxin-antitoxin system death-on-curing family toxin produces the protein MSWEFLTRRAVEAMHAEQLRRHGGVQGLRDENALESALARAENKANYGDPTVEDLAAAYVFGIARNHAFVDGNKRTAIVAAGAFLIVNGHALAADNGTLYEFVMAVASGEIDETGAVAFFRDHVVKLKD
- the greA gene encoding transcription elongation factor GreA, translating into MSRAFTREEDSENAIAGVGERPISTHRNLVTERGLAQIEDNLSDLRDILAKAERKGDRERIAVVSRDLRYWNARRESAELSVPEPGSDLVRFGMGVTLEGDDGRKVHWKIVGEDEANPSKGSISHVSPMAVALFGKKVGEVVTVNGKEWEIVKLSDG
- a CDS encoding TIGR03808 family TAT-translocated repetitive protein, which produces MLNRRTLLTQTAGFAVIGLSLGKAAAASLAGIEKASMRGSINATELGVQPGTFDDQSKAFAKLLRDANSRDMPVFLPAGTYVVSNLSLPSRVRLSGVPGATRIVYGGDGHLFMAEQADHIELSGLVFDGSNRSMGDYAQGLLDLRRVAHLVVDNCQVTGSGKNGLALEHAAGRIERSDISGAADAGIYSVEAAGLSITANTVSDCANGGILLHRWQAAEDGTMVTGNRVERIGARSGGTGQNGNGINAFRAGNVIISGNVVSDCAFSAIRANSSSNLQVSGNTCSRSGETAVYSEFSFEGAVISNNIVDGAANGISIVNFNEGGRMGVCSGNIVRNLSTSGPYPADAPGFGVGIGVEADTTVSNNVIENAPLYGMQIGWGPYLRNVVATGNIIRKAGTGIVVSVVEGAGTAIISDNVIDGALKGAIVGQRWADPATGDLTSSDNTGYAHLTVERNHVS
- a CDS encoding asparaginase, with amino-acid sequence MTNPVLIEVLRGAIVESVHRGAVAVFDADGKPVLEIGDTSKPVFPRSAVKAIQALPLVESGAADAYGFGDRELALACASHSGEPAHVELARSMLARAGLDGSALECGAHWPSNHDAEIALARAGGSPNALHNNCSGKHSGFLCTCVHTGIAHGGYVKAGHALQEMVRDAMQAVTGAVHGADERATDGCSIPTYAVPLRSFALGFARMATARRFGPERANAAKRLLSACMAEPFFVAGTGRADVALMEAAPGRIFAKGGAEGVHCSAIPELGLGIAIKCDDGAGRAGEAIAAAVLAKLLHADEALSAKLAALANAPIESRIGAKVGALRPTAALN
- a CDS encoding acetyl-CoA acetyltransferase — translated: MTACIVGWAHSRFGKLEGETLENLIVKVATDALDHAGIGPDEVDEIVLGHFNAGFSAQDFTASLVLQADDRLRFKPATRVENACATGSAAVRQGIRAIDANAARIVLVVGAEQMTTTPGPEIGKNLLKASYLPEDGETPAGFAGVFGKIAQAYFQRYGDQSDALAMIAAKNHKNGVDNPYAQMRKDFGYEFCRQESEKNPFVAGPLKRTDCSLVSDGAAALVLADTATALKMRRAVAFRANEHVQDFLPMSKRDILSFEGCEQAWTRALKNAGVTLDDLSFVETHDCFTIAELIEYEAMGLARPGEGAKLALDGTTAKDGRLPVNPSGGLKAKGHPIGATGVSMHVLTAMQLVGEAGGIQVPGAKLGGIFNMGGAAVANYVSILDRIR
- the betI gene encoding choline-binding transcriptional repressor BetI; this encodes MPKIGMEPLRRKALIDATISAIGERGSLDVTMSEIAGRAGVSSALAHHYFGAKDELLLATMRHILAELTIDMRRALQSAASPRERVSAVVAVNFSDIQFQPQTIAAWLAFYVEAQKSSALRRLLRVYARRLHSNLMSGLIGILPRAEADRAAEATAAMIDGLYIRRALKDGVPDAATAIALVEDYLEIKLGERRKQ
- the betC gene encoding choline-sulfatase, with translation MTAKRPNFLIVMVDQLNGTLFPDGPADFLHVPHLRALAARSARFANNYTASPLCAPGRASFMSGQLPSRTGVYDNAAEFASSIPTFAHHLRAAGYYTCLSGKMHFVGPDQMHGFEERLTTDIYPADFGWTPDYRKPGERIEWWYHNLGSVTGAGVAETTNQMEYDDEVVFLATQKLYQLSREQDDANHRPWCLTVSLSHPHDPYVARKQYWDLYEHCQALDPETGFIAQDEQDTHSQRLYLASDYPSFEITPEQVRRSRRGYFANISYVDDKLGEVLDILKRTRMLDDTIILFCSDHGDMLGERGLWFKMSFFEGSARVPLMIAGKGVPAGLIEAPVSNLDVTPTLCDLAGIDIGAIAPWTDGQSLLPLIKGGQRSAPVLIEYAAEGSYAPLVAIRDGRYKFIHCKLDPPQLFDLEADPLERVNLADKPAKAALVSAFMDKVRARWDMAKFDAAVRESQARRWVVYPALRNGAYYPWDFQPLQKASERYMRNHMNLDNLEESKRYPRGE